One stretch of Azoarcus sp. KH32C DNA includes these proteins:
- the gcvT gene encoding glycine cleavage system aminomethyltransferase GcvT — MSDTRTDASLLHTPLYDLHVSLGAKMVPFAGYAMPVQYPTGIIKEHTHTRTQAGLFDVSHMGQVFLVGPDAAAALETLVPVDIVDLPEGMQRYALFTNEGGGVMDDLMVANFGDRLFVVVNAACKAQDVAHMQKHLSGRCKVEVLEDRALLALQGPAAGAVMARLAPETAEMVFMTTATVTLVGSKCFVSRSGYTGEDGFEISVPADKAEALARELLSHPEVAPIGLGARDSLRLEAGLCLYGHDLDVNTSPVESSLLWALSKPRRADGARPGGYPGADVILGHIANGVSRKRVGLRPNARVPVREGSEIVDASGRKVGVVTSGGFGPTLEAPVAMGYVETALAKVGTQLSAIVRGKPVPIEVASTPFVPQRYYRG, encoded by the coding sequence ATGAGCGACACCCGCACCGACGCATCGCTGTTGCACACCCCGCTGTACGACCTGCACGTCTCCCTCGGCGCCAAGATGGTGCCCTTTGCCGGCTACGCGATGCCTGTGCAGTACCCCACGGGGATCATCAAGGAACACACGCACACGCGCACCCAGGCGGGCCTGTTCGACGTGTCGCACATGGGCCAGGTCTTCCTCGTCGGGCCCGACGCGGCGGCGGCGCTGGAAACCCTGGTGCCGGTCGACATCGTCGATCTCCCCGAGGGAATGCAGCGCTATGCGCTCTTTACGAACGAAGGCGGTGGCGTGATGGACGACCTGATGGTCGCGAACTTCGGCGACCGCCTGTTCGTCGTCGTCAACGCGGCGTGCAAGGCGCAGGACGTCGCCCACATGCAGAAGCACCTGTCCGGCCGCTGCAAGGTCGAGGTGCTGGAAGACCGCGCACTGCTCGCGCTGCAAGGTCCCGCCGCCGGTGCGGTGATGGCCCGCCTCGCGCCGGAAACCGCCGAAATGGTCTTCATGACGACCGCCACCGTGACCCTCGTCGGCTCCAAGTGCTTCGTCAGCCGCTCGGGCTACACGGGTGAAGACGGCTTCGAGATCTCGGTCCCCGCGGACAAGGCCGAAGCTCTGGCGCGCGAGCTGCTGAGCCACCCGGAAGTCGCCCCGATCGGCCTCGGTGCACGCGACTCGTTGCGCCTCGAAGCTGGTCTTTGCCTGTATGGCCACGACCTCGACGTCAACACCTCGCCGGTCGAAAGCAGTCTGCTTTGGGCGCTATCGAAACCCCGCCGGGCGGACGGTGCACGTCCCGGCGGCTACCCCGGTGCCGACGTCATCCTTGGCCACATCGCCAACGGCGTCTCGCGCAAGCGCGTCGGGCTGCGTCCGAATGCCCGCGTGCCGGTGCGTGAAGGTTCCGAGATCGTCGACGCGAGCGGCCGCAAGGTCGGCGTCGTGACCAGTGGCGGCTTCGGCCCGACGCTGGAAGCGCCCGTCGCGATGGGCTACGTCGAAACCGCACTCGCCAAGGTCGGCACCCAGCTCTCCGCGATCGTCCGCGGCAAGCCGGTTCCGATCGAAGTCGCCAGCACCCCCTTCGTGCCGCAGCGCTACTACCGCGGCTGA